TACTCTATTAGCCTTATTTTAaggtaatttttaaattaaaaaattgtGAGATGGTGTGCAGTAGAAAGATGGCAATAGAATAAACTGTTATAATTTGTGTAcaaaaaaataaatgttttatacgaATCATTTTTTTAATCCTTTCAAACACTATTTTAAAAGTCATCTTACAACCAAAGTCAATTTTGATCTCAcaaccataaaaacaatatttttttttccgTATACAACAATTTATACTTTATAAAATTATACAATACAatactttaaaaaataaattattgtgTATGGATGTGTACAAATCAGTTCTCTAAAAAACCAATATGACTGATATCAATACTAttataaaaataatgaaaatataaGATTGGTGGACTCGGCAGCCCCTCGGCAGAGGATGAGTTTGCTCGGTAAACACCGAACTGACAACCCCTCTACTCGGCATGCCAAGCTCAACACCATCATTCGGCAGCCCCTTACGACTCTCTTTTCTCTGATCACCCACACTTGTCTTCTTTCTCCCCTCTTGCTTGTTGTTTCTTGTTTCTCCACCATGGCAAAATGAGATACAACAAGCAAATACCGACTTGGTCACTTTTTTAGGGAAGGCGGAGCTCGACACAAGCACCACTCCTTCCAACCTTGCTCCAACCTAACAGTTTATAAGTACTTGCACCACGTGATGATTTCAGGGCCGACCCAAATGGAGTTCAAAGCGTGCCCATAAACAGGGTCCACTAAATCATAAGGTCCAAACTTTTTTTAGCATATATATTAGATTAGGTTGAATTTAGGACCAAATCTAAATTAGGTTAATATGTTTTCTACGTTTCTTTCACCTCAAAAACATGAATCACCAGTCATCACATGTGCGGGAAATAAGACTGAAATTTGGGGAAAAGAAAAAAAACGCTTAGATTCTAATAATGGATACTGATTCGTCTTCGATTCTTGACAACAACGGTCACAATGTTTGTATAAAATCAGTCGATTATAGAAACTGGAGTTTCTATTTTCCTCCTTCTCAAAAATCATAACAAACGCAATAGGTTTCGATTTCTTTCTTCCTCCTCGAAAATTAGAAGCAACAATCTTGTAACCTTCTTGAAAAAAAATgctttgagttgttacaatcttACAATCATTCCTATATAGACAAGTGTAACACCCTATTTCAAGTCGTTTCATAATTATAGGTCGTGACCCGAAGGtcaagtatcataaggtttcGGGCTTTGGGGAAAGAGATGTTTAGACCCATTTGGAAGTGGGTAATGTAGATCATGTGACCCAAGAGTTCGGTTTATGCTTTAGAGCCCAATGACATAATGGTAAAAGTGATGCTTCATCCCTTTTattgaattaaggattttagttcgagATGTTTTAAGTCAAAAATAATTATATGGGGTTGTAGAGCTCCTCAATACCTTTTCGTGGgtataaagatcgtcgaaaacgAAGTTAGAACAAAAAAGTTATGACCATTTGAAGTTTTGAGGGTTTGGGGCTAAgccgagtacgctaggcgtacagggcgtacgctaggcgtactaggcTGGGAGGACGTGAAGTGTTACCCAATATGTTAGGCATACCTGGAGTATATTGGGCATACTCTAGTCAgatacaaaccctaatttagggtcttggaccctatttaaaggccttaactcaTTTCCAACCCTctttatcttcagcctccatcccctcTAACCCTAaattcgaaaccctagcccccatttgaAAGGATTTTGAGCCTtggagtgattttgatgtgtttttggaagaagaagaagaacaccttggagaagtgttggttgtcttggagcttgtagatccattcCTTGTTCATCTTGATCTAGAtcatggaggtataaagtttgaatcctGATGATGCATTTGATAGATCTAGCTAGTCTTGGGTGTTATGAGCCTTTGGTCACTCTAGTGCATTAactttgtgaccttgttatggataaaattggaaactttatccatctaaacatcatattgattcagatataACGGtttgagacttggacttaatggattaagttgaagaAGATGCACTTaagggattaagctcttaatagaagGAAACGATGGCTGaatgtatgttgggcatacgctATGGTATGTAGGACGTACGAGGTCAACACCCTGTTTCTGGTCAAGGCTTGAGTACGCAAAGCATACAAGCTCAATACACTGGTCATAACCAGCTGAGTTGACTCGGTTAACTGTTTGACTTTTCAACATTGACCTATTTTTGACCAAGTTGATTTAGGGGTATTTTGATTATAAGTTAAGTTTGTTTATGTTCCAATGAATAGGTGACTAGTAGAGCTGATATTCGAAGCAGTGTCTTGTTTGGCGATCTTTCAGACTGAGAGGAGAATCTCCTCACTGTGTTGACGGGTCCAAGGCACCAATGTCGCCCCATAGATTATTGTTACtagaatgctagttgtctgtgtgactcttgcatgtattgtatgtgtttgtatgtgtgtTGGGCGGGACCTGATGAGTATGTTGAGCGGGGTCTAATGCTTGTTACTGACAGATTTGTACCGGGCAGGCCGGATGTCGGGTAGAGCCCGATATAGGttaggcggggcccgatgattttgggattgtactctgataactattttcacTATGACGTGCTTTTAAATGGTTGATAAGAATAAATGGTGTTTATATGTTgaattaaaaatacaaattttaccttatgatttttgggacgttacaaaaagTTTATCGAAAATCAAATTTCAGCTGCTACAATTTCGAAGACATAAGGTAAAAGTTAACAAGGATTCTTTGTCGTTTttttttggtttcggttttttgtttcaattttttGATTAATTGATTTGTTTGAAGGGACACACAAATCAATTTCGAAAATGGGGAGGAACAAAGTTACAAggaaattaatttctgatttttcaaagtaaaagcAAATCAAATTCCTTTTTTTTCCTTATTGTTTTTGTTTACGATTTGTATTTCTGAATTCTGATATGTTTCTTATTTCTATCTCTCATAAGATTCTTGAAAATATGATTATTGAAAGGACATACAAATCAGTTTTGAAAATCAGAAAGACCAAAGTTACAATGAAATCAATTTCTGGTTTTTTAAGGTATACGAAAATCAGATTCTGTTTCAttctttttttgtttgtttatgatttatattttgaTAATTTCTTATATGTACTTCTGATAATCTATAAGCTAATCAGTTTCTCCTTTTTccttatattgtttgtttatgatTTACATTTCTGATATGTTTCTTATTTCTATTTCTCATAAGATTCTCGAAAATCTGATTATTAAAAGGACATACAAATCTTTGAAAATCAGAAAGACCAAAGTtacaaagaaaatcatttttggtTTTTTAAAGGTACACGGAAATCAAATTATGTTTCattctttctttttttattttatttatgatttgtatttgcTTTTGATTTGAATTTTGGTTAATGTATTATAATTTGTtgatttcatttatgtttttctttCACAATTTTATTATACTTTACTACATGAGTTTAAGAAtcaatgtaacatcctaaaaatttaagactaagttcttaaatttataaattaaataactAAAAAAGATTTATATAGTTAAATCATCAAGAAATAATTATATCATTAGTTAATATGAAAGTTTAGAAGGTTAGAAGTGAAAATAATgacattttaaaagttaaaggaCATTTTTAGAAAATTTCTCTCTTCATAagttttttataaattataatattttcatttttttttattttatgattacGCTTTATAAAGTGGTAGACCCATTTCATTtcgaattttatgagttttaaacatGATTTATCATTTTTTGTGTTTATAGATTATGTAGTGAAGTTCTAATTAGATACGAGGACCGATAAAAATAGTAAATGACTTGATCAAATGTAGTAAGTTTTTATTTGGTACTTGAAggaaatcaaataaaaaattacaagttgCTATCAAGGGTTGAAATCCTAATATTCATTGGATAAAAAGATTTTGTCATATAAGGATATTGTTAATCCAAACAAGTGTCAAAaggttaaaaaaaaaagaaattgtaATTGGTTTTTTGGTTCAAGAATAATAAACTGTTGTTATGTTGCTATCGGTAGAAAAGTAAAGTTTTATGTTTAATTATGATTAAAAGActagtttactcttcaaatgcaCTTTTATGTTTAGCTTAAACCAAAATATGAATAGATATGGAAGTTGTATagacaagatatatatatatatatatatatatatatatatatatatatatatatatatatatatatagctatgttcaggtgtttaaagtaattattgtattattgtatgcataaatataagataatcaaaatttaataaaaaattaaataattaactaaagaAATAAGGGTAATAAAGTAATTTTATAAATAACTTCCACAAATACACTCCTATAATTATGGTAATTACTTTGACCTACCTTTATCCCTTTTAAACAATCAACAATCACTGTATTCTATCCCATTCGATCCTCCCTAACCCTAGCTCCAAATAAGATAAAATATACGTCTCCCCAAAATCATCAAgttaaatcaatctccctcttagCCGGAGCTGCTTTTGTTGCCGATGTCTTTCCCTTACCTCTTCATCCCCATCATCCAGCAACACAAAACCTAGAAGTCACTCAATGGCGGAACGAGAGGTATTACAGACGGAGAGTTCCATAAACTAATGCCCACAGAAGATCGCCACCACCATCGTTTGCTGTTGCCGCCGATCTCCACCCTCAATTGAAGAGTTTCGCCTATCTCCACCCTCAATCGGCTTTTGATTCTTTTCGCATTCTCCTCCCTCTCGATGTTGCTAATCTGATCTTCTCCTTCGAAATCCAAAGGAGAATCCTCATTTCTGGCTCCATACATTACCCCAGAAGCACCCTTGAAGTAATTCCTTTTATACCCTTATTGCTAAACTAAATTTTCTTTATACTTTGTGTTCGTGTTCTTGATGTGTTGTGCTGCATATGTGGGAAGATCTTGTAATTAAAGCGAAAAATGGGGGCTTAGATGTCGTTGATACTTATGTGTTTTGGAATGTTCATGAGCCTTCCCCTGGCACTGTAAGTTCTGTAAGAAGAGATGTTTTCTCCATTAAAGCGCGTATCGTTGATTTCAAATTTTGCTGAAAGTTTTCTTCTTTTTTGTTTATAATTTCAGTATGGTTTCAGTGGAAGATATGATATTGTAAGGTTTATAAAGACAGTAGCAGGAAATGGAGTTTATGTGAATTTACGCATTGGACCTTATGTTTGTGCTGAATGGAATTTCGGGTCTTTGAATTTTCTCAAGATCCACCTTTCGTTGTGTTTTATTTCTATCACCTTCTGTTTTTATAGTTTCTTGATGTTTGAGTTTCCAAATTTCAAGCTTTTGTTGACTTTCTGTGTAGGGGTTTTCCTGTATGGTTAAAATATGTTACTGGTATCAGCTTCAGAATAGACAATGAGCcatttaaggttttttttttctcactCACAATTTTCATGGAGGAATATTGTTGAATGAAAAATATAACCCTGACTTTGTGGCTTAATTACTTGATGTTAATAGGCAGCTATGCAAGGATTCACACAGAAAATAGTTGGGATGCTGAAGGCTGAAAACCTGTTTGAATCACAAGGAGGTCCAATCATCCTCTCACAGGTTGTAAGTTGTTTTATTCACCTTTCCTTTATAACAATTAAGGACAAATGTCATTTTGGTTTATAGTGTTACATTATTCAATTGAACTAGTTTGAAAATGAGTATGGTGCACAAGGGAAGTCATTTGGAGCATCCGGAAAAGCGTACATAAATTGGGCTGCAAAAATGGCAGTTGAACTGAACACTAGAGTCCCAATGTGGAGCCATCAGCCGTAGGTGGGCTGTTTGTTTCCAACAGAATGCATATGGTAACTGAATAtgattctaacagaataaaatcgggtttaattaaaaaaattatgttattattaaaattaaagtaattaaaaaattagaattttaaaatcAAGTGAGTTAATTATCCCAAAAAATAtggaattttccttttttaaatttatctcaattgtctaaaatacccttagaatgaaattagatggtatttttcaattatctttaatttaataatatatattaatcactttcttaaattaagtaaaatgattgacccacatttatgcatacaataacataataattagTTTAAATAGAATAgcttaagcctatatatatatatatatatatatatatatatatatatatatatatatatatatatatatatattctgttgTACGATCACATAATTGTAAATCAGTGAAACCACTCCACTACCTTATGCTAATGTTATATTtgttgtcaaattttagtatttGTTTTTTCGAAGCCATTTTCCTTAGTAAATGATATGTATTTTGAAGCCATTTTCTTTTTATGACCTTACATGATAATTTTTTCATATAATATGTTTTTGaagtatttttttatttattagtttACTTTTAGAATGTTATTTATAGGCTCTACTTGCagaaaatatagttttattgTTCACAAAAGATGGAGATTATCACAATATCTTTCATGTAATGCATTGCATGAGGTTAGTTTAGATTACAACCGttgatacaattttttttatatatagtttTCTAATTTGGAACTTTATTATCATTCtagatttgtttatttattttcaaatatGTGAAACTTCCATTAGTgtcataaataataaataaattttccaaaaaatatatataaccaCACACTAAAACACACGCTCTTGCACTAGAATTCTAGAAAGCATATTCATATTCATGCTTATGATGCACCATGTGTTAATTTTTACTATTTTAATggttagtgtttatagttttttataattaatttctacgacttatttttgatttattatatTGGTTAATTTATTTACCATGTAatcataaaatattaaaataccaGGTTGGCAAACTAGGAAGGGATATGTTCTGAAATCTAATGAACCGATGTAATACACTGGTTCCCAATTATACATATTAAAAATAACATCCTATTTTTATCAACttaaaataacattctacttttaGCAATCATGTGTTGTGCAcacttttattttaatatatctcAATTTGTTCTAATTTATATTCAACTCTTTCTTTCATAAAGTTCTATTAACCTATATATAGTTccgaaaaaaataattataaacaaTTCACAAATCGAGACGTAATTACAAATCTCATCATGAAATGACtttaaaattttgtattttttgaaACCCAACACGATTTGTGTGACATGTTTCTCATTTTTATTTTACTTACTTTAGTGAAACTATAATTTGGTATTGTGATAGATTTTCTgtttcaattccatttaagtacaTCTCAatcttaaattctaattttgctttttttttttttaagtcatTTTCATTGAGATTTAACAGATTACAAGATGACTATAAAGAATTTTGGACCAAAATTGTCTATTAAACCTAAACATGAAGATCTTGATAAACCCAAAAAAGAATTAAATTCATAATTAGACTCTAGGAGAAGGAATGTGATTATGTTTATACAATAGTAGGTTTCTGATTTGGATTAACACAATGTTTCttactaaaatattttttaagttttttctgAGTTAATTGCAAGATATAAACAAAGTATGTTGCAATTTTTTGAGTTAAATGTTCAAATTGTGTTACTTTTTTGGGAAAAGAGTTATCCCCATATAATTATTTGCTTTGTGAAAGTTTGGCACAAATTCTACTACATACACATGTTGATACAAATGCAATGGTATCCAAATTAAAGTAACCAACAATTACTATCTATCTTGATTCTTAAATCTGGTTATGTGTATTGTATGTTTCTAGATTTCATATAAAATTAATCTCATGCTACTTTAAGTAGAACGCTAGAACAAATTTTTGACTTTAGCATTTTGTGGAACTTATTGGTATTTAGAAGCGACCATAAGTTTTTAACTTTTATGATTTTggtgaacttaatggtttttcaTATATTGTGATATTTATGTGGAACTGACTGGAAATATAGAATAATACTTATAACAACCTA
The genomic region above belongs to Lactuca sativa cultivar Salinas chromosome 4, Lsat_Salinas_v11, whole genome shotgun sequence and contains:
- the LOC111914566 gene encoding beta-galactosidase 5 → MWEDLVIKAKNGGLDVVDTYVFWNVHEPSPGTYGFSGRYDIVRFIKTVAGNGVYVNLRIGPYVCAEWNFGGFPVWLKYVTGISFRIDNEPFKAAMQGFTQKIVGMLKAENLFESQGGPIILSQFENEYGAQGKSFGASGKAYINWAAKMAVELNTRVPMWSHQP